AATTCGGCCTGAGTTTTTGCTTTCCTAAGTATCCACTCAGCCCTAGCCTCGGCCTTCCTCTTCGCCTCCTCTTTTATCTTCTTAGCCTCCTTCTGTGCCTCTTCTAGGATGTACTTTATCTTCTGCTCTGCTTCCCTATTGATCTCCTGTATTATTAGCTCAGCTCCAGACATTTTTGTGTCCTCCTAAAAGGATAAAGGATCAGAGGCTCATAATCAGTATTATTGCTCCAACGAGACCAAATATTGCCATCGTCTCTGCCATAGCAGCAAAGATAAGGTTCTGGGTAAATGTCTTGGGGTTCTTGCTGACTGCACCAACGCCAGCACTTGCAATGATACCCTGTGGGATTGCTGAAAGCCCCGTAAGACCAACTAAAAGACCTGCACCGAACAAGATTGCGCTCTTAATGAGATTCTGAGTAGTTGGTTCGGCGAACTTGAAGCCCCCTCCACCGATTATCCCCGCCGTCATTCCTATCAGGAACAGGGTAATGAGACCGTAGATACTCTGGGTCATTGGAAGACCCTCAAGAATCAATGCATTCCTGAAGTTCTTCTCATCTTCTGCCACTGCTCCTGCGGCAGCGGCACCAGCTATCCCAACTCCAAACGAAGATGCAGCTCCTGCTATTCCTGCTCCAAGCGCCATACCCAGGGCAACGTAAACTATTGGATCCATATCATTCACCTCCTATTTCTATCTCTAACTTAGATACCTCCCTCTTAGCCGCAAATGGCTCAAACCTTCTACCTTCACCCGAATAAAACGTTCCAAAGAATTCAACATAATGGAGACGGAGAGCGTGAACAAAGGCACCTAAAGCATTTATCGCCGTTGAGAAGATGTGCCCACCTATAAAAACTATAATTCCTATGAGTATACCGAGAGGAACGGGGCCAATTTTAACTCCCCATATCATCTGAACCATGATATTAATTACGAGTGCAATTCCAGAAGTCGCCAGTGCAAGAGCCATTAGTCTAGCGTAGCTGAGCCAATTACCTACAAACCCAAAGAAATCCGAAATTATCAGCAACAGTGCCATGGCCCCATTGCTCATTACCTCACCTATAGCGAAGAGGACCAAGCCAAGACCAAATACTCCCTTAAACGCGATTTCAGGAATTTCAAGCTTTGAGGAAAGAGCGTACAGAGTAATGCCTATTATTATCAGGAGCCAAGGTAACTGTTCAAACACTGCACCTTTCTTGTCACCATTCTTCCACCTAACTATGAAGCCCAGAAGGTATCCGGTGAATAAGTGTGCAAGACCTATAGCGAGGGCTACCATGAGAACGTCCATTGCCTGCTTCATAGAGTCCATAAGCCTAGGAACGTGGATTCCTATCATGTCAAGGGCATTGCCAAAGTAGCTACCGAAGGCTATTCCAAGAATCATTGTGAAAGCGGATGCCCAGAGCATTATCTTGGCGAATTTCCAAGTTCCATCCCTAAGCTTTGAATGGCCTTTTACAAGCAGAGCAGATATCACTCCAAGGAGAAGACCATACATGAAATCCGTGAGCATGAAACCGAAGAAGAATGAGTACGTGAATGCCATGATCGGTGTTGGATCTATCTCATTATACTTAGGAACTCCATACATTTCCGTCAGCATTTCAAACTGACTTATGAAATCAGGATTCCTAAGTTTAACGGGAACGTTTTCAATCTCTTTCTCTGTGGGCTCTCGTACGTTAATGTAAACTTTTCCTTGGGTTATCTTTTTTATTCCTTCAATTATTTCGTCAAGTTTTGATTTTGGAACCCAACCCAAAAGTCCAAATGTCATCTCAGTCTTAACAAGATACTGAAGGTAGTTTGCTTTGTCCCTCTCGTTATCCATTAGCTCTTTATAAAACAATACTTCTTCATAATATTTCTCTGCTATTTCTCTACCCCTAGCTCTAACCCGCTCTAATTCATCCTCTTTTTCTCTTAGTTTGTTCATATACTCAGGGATGAGATCTCTCGGCAATCCTTTACCCTCTGGTATTTCAACTTTCTCAAATCCATACTTTGCAAGTATTGAAGCAATTTTACCGGCATCTTCTTTAAGTGTCACAACTACAAGAAGAGAAATTGCCCCGAGATCTTTCCTAAGAACATGTACTTTACCAGAAGTAGCTTCAACCATTTCTTTTATTGCTTTTTCAACCTTTTCCCTCTCTAGGGTTCCAACCTCAATGTTTAAGAAACTTCCAGGCCTAAGATATTCTACCTCAATATTCAAGGCTGATAGGAGCTCCAAAACCTTAATAGAAGACTTTATATTCGATATCTCATTTGAAATCCTGGTAGCTTCACTTTCGATTTCCCTAATCTTAGGTTCTACCTGAGAGAGGAAAGATTCAACGTCCTTAATTAAAGCCTCTATTCCACGATATCTATAACTTCTTTTCTTCTTTTCTTTGGGGAAGATGAATTCCTTAATCCCGCCAGATTTAGGCGGAAGATATGACCTAAGGGTGTCCACTAACCTTGAAATTGTAATGCTATACGAGGTAGCCTTCCTATAATATTCATTAGGTGTCTCTCTCTGGATATCTTCAATAGGTATCTCCTCAATGTGAACGGTTCCTCTCTCGTGAAGGAAAGTCAGGAGTACGTCACGAAACCTAGTTAGTGTAACGACCTCTAATTTTACCATCTCTTCAGGCTTAAACATGCCTACATCCCTCTTATAAGTTTTAAACACTCAGAAACAGCCTGCTCAAATCGTTCTTGTGCCTTTGCTTTGAGTTCTTCAATTTCTTTTTCCCCCTCGGAAAGAATCTTCTTGGCTTCATCCTCACCCTCTTTTTTCTTTCCTTCAATAATTCTTGTTGCTTCTTTCTGGGCGTTATTTATTATCTCTTCCTCAATTTTCCTGGCATCAATTTTTGCATTTTTCACGATTTCCTTGGCTTGAATCTTAGCCTTTTCAATTCTCTCCTCGGCGAGCCTTTCGGCTTTAACGATCTCTCTGAGGATGTCCTCCATGAGCATCATCCCCTTTTTATAAATGTGAAAACACACGAGCAAAATATGGGGACGAATTTATAAATATTTTCGAAAAATGATTGAAAAAATGCAATGGAAGCATACAATGGATGAAATCTGTTCACTCTATCCTCCTTTCTTTTTTGCCTCCATAATTTTCTTCACATCCTGAAGCGCAGAACTTTTTGCAAAAATGACAACTTGCCCCTTATTTGGCAAGACTGTGTCCCCTGAGGGTATTACGAGATTCCCCTTTTCATCGTAAATTGCTATTATCAGAGAATCTTTTGGAAGGCCCAAATCTTTAACAGATTTACCTGCAACTTCATTCTCCTCCGTTATTTGAAATTGAACTATCTCAGCCCCTTCTCTGGGTAATAGGACTCTGTTAAACCCTGGGGTCACAAGAGTCCTAAAGATGTAATTTGCGGCTATGTCTTCAGGGGATACAACAATATCAAAATATGTCTTTAACTCTTTAACTTCTTCAAAAACTTGCTTCTTAGTTGGATCCGTAATTCTTAAAATTGTCATAATATTTGGGTTTATATGCTTCACCAAGATACATGCCAAAATATTTGCATCATCCCTCCCAGTTAAAGCAGCGAAAGCATCTGCTTTTTTTACATTAGCCTCCTCCAAAACCTTTTGGTCGGTGGCATCCCCTTCAATCACGAGTCCAGTTATGTGTTCCGAAATTTCTTTGGCCCTCTCCTTATTCATCTCGATTATCGCAACATCATGGCCAGCGTTTTCAAGCATCTTAGCGACTAGGGTTCCTATTCTTCCAGCCCCCATGATTATGATGTACATTGAATCACCTCCTCTCTCCGATTAGTACCTTAGCTATCTCTCCATATGCTGGCCTAGTTATGAGGATCCCCACTAGGACTCCTAAGATAGTTGTGAATGCAAATCCTCTCAGACCCCCAACAAAGAACTTGAAGAGAAAACTCATTGCAACTATTGTTGTTGTTGCTGATGCCAGGATTATGAAAAAGGCTCTTCCCATTCTTTTTAGAACTCCACTCCTTTTTATCAACCGTCTCTTCCCCCCACCCACTTCACCAAGGAGCTCATCCGTAATCACTATTTGTTGATCAACACCAGTCCCAATTGCGGCTATTATTCCAGCTATGCTAGGTAGATCAAGATTCCATCTGATCATCGAGGCAATACCAAGGATTATTAGAACCTCACTGAAACTCGTAAACATAACAGGAATAGCTATTTTAAATCTCCTGTAGTGTAGGTATACAATCGCTCCAACGACCAAGAGAGCCGCAATGCCTGCAATTAAAACTTGTTGTTTGAAGTTTTCACCAAGTTTTGGAGATATGTAGTCTATCCTTTCAATTGAAAGTTTTACTGGAAGGGAACCACTTCTAAGGACAACAGCCACAATCTGTGCATCATTCCTTGCTCGGATGTCATTCTGAGATCCTCCAATTGATATCATGACCTCAGTCTGGGGCTGTCCAGTAGCAAGTCCCGAGCCAACCTTATATGGACCATAAAGTCTGAGTACCCTCCTAACGAACTCGTCCATTTCCTCTCCCTTTTCCTTAGTCCAAATCTCAACATTTAACCCCAGAGCCTTAAGTTCTTTTGTAAGATTATTATCCACATCGACTAATATTATCCTCTCTGAGTTTTTTGTAACCTCGGCTATTTCCTCTGGTGTCTGATTATTGTATACTATGATCTTTATATTAAAGGCCTTCTCAATTCTCTCAGCTAACGTCATATCTCCCGACATTATGAATTCAGGAGATATCAATGCATTGTAGAATTCTTTTGAAACTACAAGGGTTGAATTGACGGGAGGATCTAAGAACATGTCAACAGGATATCCGGCCTTTCCTCTTGCCAATTCTGCAAACTTTTCTGCTGCTTCCTTTGAAAGCCTAAAGGGTACGACCCATGCACTTTGCCTTGGATCATAACCAACGCTACCCACATTAAGAATGTCTTTTCCAGTAGCAAATATAACCCCCTCAAATTCTGCATAGAATACACCCTGCCTCTCTATCGTTTTAACTAATTGGTCAGCTTCCTCTTCGCTTACCCTTGCAACTTTAATTATTACAAATTGGTTACCCCAGGGCTCTATTGTAATATCTTTAACACCTAAGGCATTAAGCCTCTGGTCCAGGGCTATTCTTACCTGTTCCATTGTTTGGGGATCAACAGGCTTCTCAAGCTTTACAGTTATGGAAATTCCACCGCTTATATCGAGGCCAAATGTTAGTCCTCTTGTTGCCAGGGAAATTATGGAAATCATCAAAAAGAATATGAGTAGGATAACCCTGCCATTTAACAGTATCTTCTTCCATTTCATTTTTTACCCTCCCTCTTGGTTATATACAATCTTAGAACCCCCGCATTTAATATCCAAGTATTCATGAAATCTGCAAGTAAACCGAATATCAGTACTGAGGCTATATCATCTATAACCTGGGCAGTCGAGAAGAGCCACAAAGATGCCAGTGCTCCTAATGTAGTGGTGCTCATCGTGAATCCAGTCTTAAGAGATGAATAATATGCCTCTTCAACCGTAAACTCCTTCCGTTTTAAAAGTCTCGTTGTTAGGAGGATATTACTGTCTACGGAATAACCTATAAGCATGAGTAAAGCTGCAATAGTTGCCTGACTAAGCTCTATCCCAAAAATGTCCATTAATGCAATGGCGATCACCATATCTGAAAACGCTGAGAACACAACTGTAAGCGATGGAACTGGAACCCTAAAGAATAAGAAGACCACAATGGCCATACCTATAAATGCATAGGTTATGGCCTTTATTCCCTGTTCCTTCACCATTCTACCGAAGGTAGGTCCTATCACAGTTGTCTGTGGTTCAACATTTGGAAACAGCTGTTTTAGTGCCTCCTTAACCTTATCAACATTTTCTCCAGCCGGGATATAAACCCTAATCCCTCCTCCACCTGTTACACTTGTGAACTTCTCTACATTTACACTTATTCCTGTTTCTTCCCTTATTTTCTCGGCAATAGTATCAGGATCTGCAGTCACACCTTGAAGAGTTATTACCGAGCCCCCCTGGAGTTCTATACCCTCTTTAACTATGCTTCCTGTGGTAATATAGTTAGCCAATATTATTATCAACGCAATACCAAAAACTATGAGGGGATACATGATCATTTTCCTGGGTTCCATTTCAACTAAAATCTTCAACTTCTCTTTGATCACGTTATCACCTCTGAACACCGAATTCAACTCCTGAAATAAATCACTTTTGGTTCAAATTAAGGTAAGACTTAAAAGTCAAAGATAAACCAGGATGTGAGGATTATGATAGCACTTGGGATAGAAGGGACAGCTCACACACTTGGCATTGGAATCGTTACAGAAAATGAAGTACTAGCTAACGTTTTTGATACTTTAACAACTGAAAAAGGGGGGATACACCCGAAAGAAGCCGCAGAGCATCATGCTAGGCTTCTAAGGCCCTTATTGAGGAAAGCCCTTAATGAAGCAAAAATAACTCTTGAAGACGTTGACGTCATAGCTTTCTCTCAGGGCCCAGGATTGGGGCCCGCCCTACGAGTTGTAGCTACAGCAGCGCGTGCACTTGCCATAAAGTACAACAAGCCCATCGTCGGAGTAAATCATTGCATTGCCCACGTAGAAATAACAAAGATGTTTGGGGTAAAGGACCCAGTAGGACTTTACGTTAGTGGCGGAAATACTCAAGTTCTTGCCCTGGAAGGGGGAAGATACAGAGTTTTTGGTGAGACTTTAGACATTGGGATAGGAAATGCAATCGATGTATTCGCTAGGGAATTGGGGTTAGGATTCCCAGGGGGGCCAAAGCTTGAGAAGCTAGCCCAGAAAGGTGAAAAATATATAGAGTTACCATATGCCGTTAAAGGCATGGATTTGAGCTTTTCTGGGTTACTAACGGAAGCTATTAGAAAATACAAAAGCGGTAAATACAGAGCGGAAGATCTCGCGTACTCATTTCAGGAGACAGCATTTGCCGCTTTAGTGGAGGTAACTGAGAGAGCCATTGCACACACGGAAAAAGATGAGGTCGTCCTTGTAGGAGGCGTTGCGGCAAACAATAGGCTTAGGGAGATGCTCAGAATTATGGCCGAAGACCGAGGAATAAAATTCTTTGTGCCCCCTTACGAATTATGTCGAGATAATGGAGCAATGATAGCTTACACCGGATTAAGAATGTACAGAGCAGGGATAAAGTTCAAGCTTGAGGAAACTATAGTAAAGCAGAAGTTTAGAACTGACGAGGTTGAGATAACATGGTAGATTTTTTACCCTTTGCATATAGAGTCTCACTATTCCTAATATTCCTGGTTCTTATGGTTTACAGTATCCGCCAATATATAGAAAGCCCCCCAGAATTTAAGTCGCTCTTTAGAAACAGCTCCATCCTGTTTGGAGTTGCCTCACTAGTTAGGTTCATTGATGTCCTATACCTATACATTTCTATCCCATATTATCATGATATCCATGTTCTTGGACATGTTGTGGTATTGGTTAGCATTTCATGGATATACATCAGCTTCACCAGAAGGTTAACGAGCTTTTTCTATCCAAAAGAACCAAAAATTAAAGGTGTTCATGCATACTTAGTGACATCACTTATAGAGGTAGAAAGCTTGCTAAGAGGGTCAAAAGTACTTGCCATAACAAGGAATCCCGAGATTTACAGGAAGTACAATGCAAAAGTAGTCTGGGTGACAACGACAAAGGAAAAACATGGTGTATCTCCAACGGCACTTCATGTTATCCTTGACTTGGCCATTAGGTTTGCCCAGGAAAATAATGGTGGGGTGGTGGTTTTAGATTGTGTAGAGTTCCTAACCTTATATAACGGCTTTAAATCAACGTATAAGTTTCTTACAAATTTGAAAGATCACCTTCTGACAAAGGGGGCAAAGCTTATCATAATAACAAATCCTCAAGCCCTAGACAAGAAAGAATGGAACTTACTTAGGAGAGAGTTTATCCAACCGGAGAACGTCCTTTCTCTTTAATACAAGAACCCCTCCTATAAATGTAGGAGCCCAAAATGAGATTATCCTATCGAGAACCGTGGCAGAAACTGCCACCGTTTTTTCCACACCAACAGCTAGGAATAAGGCAGATTGGATAGTTTCACTAATTCCTATCCCTCCTGGGATAACACTAATCATGGCTAAGGCCATTGACGCCATTTTAACAAGCAAAACCTGAAGCAGGGACACCCTATTCCCCAAGCTTAAGAAAATAAAATACGTTCTTAAAACGTCAGAGAGCCATAACACAAATGACCAGAGTGTACTAAATACAACGTCTCTCTTCCTTTTTGATATACCAATAAGTGTTGATTTAAATTCTCTAATTCCTCCCTTTATCTTACTTTCCATTTTTTCTTCGTAGTTTGAAAGTCTACTCGGGAAAATCCTTCTAAAAATCCTAAATATCCCCATTATCAATGACATTGCATAATTTTCCTTAACAGAGAACACAACCGTAATTATGACAACAAGCATTAAAAGAATCAAGGACAGCAAAAGAACCCATACTATGACTTTTATTCCGTGGACAACTGAATATATAAGAGCTATTAGCATTAGCATGGCAACGGGTATAATGTCGAGGATTCTATCAGCCATGACAGTCGCAAAAACCTTTGGATATGTACCGTTTGAAGATTTTGCAATATATAATGCCTTAACAGCCTCACCGCCCGTCCTGGCACCTGGTGTCAAGTTGTTAAGGAATATACCAACAAACACACCTTCAATTACCTTAATAAATGAGGTTCTAATATTCGCCCCTCTTAGGAACACACCCCATCTAATAGACCACGAGAGAATAGCTATGCAATACATAAGAACAGCCAAAGCTAGATACTTTAGATTAGCTTGAAGCATTAAACCTATGGTATCCCTAATACCCGCCCACCACAACAGGACTATGATTATTCCAATCCCAACGATAATTGTTAAGTACTTCTTGGCATTCATTAATCCCTCACCTTTCTGAGCTTAGCTATAAAGAAGCCCTGAGTTAAGTGTTTGTGAGGATAAAACCTTTGAACCTTTTCAAGTCCGATTCCTGGGGAACCTATAAAGAGCGACTGCTCCTCAAGCTTCATTCCCTTTTTTATCATGAACCTAACGTTTTCCTCATTCTCCTCATAACTCAGCGTGCACGTAGAGTAAACTAAGACACCTCCCCTCCTCAAACTCTTAATTGCAGCCCATATGAAGGCCCTTTGGTACCTTGCAGTGGCTTCAATATGCCTTGGCGTCCTCTCCTCCCATAACTTTGGCCTAACTCCTAGGGCAGTACATGGAGCATCAAGAAGTATCTTGTCCGCTTTTATTCCTAAATCGGGTAAGCTCCTTGCGTCCATCTGAATTAATTTCACGTTCTTAACGCCAAGCCTCTTAAGGTTCTCCTCCATTTTTTTAAGCCTATTTTTTGATTTGTCTATGGCAATTATTTCACCTCTATTTTGGAGGAGTTGAGCTATGTGAGTAGTCTTACCGCCAGGAGCAGCAGCCATATCGATTATTACATCCTCCTCTTGAGGTTCCAGAACCCTAGCAGTGACCATTGAGGGGAGACTTTGAGGATAGAAGTAACCCTTCTCAAAGGCCTTAAGCTCGCTTAAACTCGGAAGCTTAAATTTAGGCAATGTAACTTCAACAGCTAGTCCTCTTGTAGCTTCTATCATTTCCTTGTAATCCATCCTTGCAATCCCAACACCAACAAGGAGTCCCCTAGAATCTCTAATTTGAACCTCATCTCCCTCTCTTATACCTTTATCTGCCTTTAAAACCCCTGGGGCATAAAGCATTGCTCCCTGATAAACACTTTCAGCGGCAAATTTGTTAACGACAACTGTTGGAAGCTTTGGATTATAATCGTCAGGAAAGTTTGGACCCTCCCTGACGAAGTACAAACCTTCCGGGAGATATGGGCTTCGTTTTGGCCTCAGCCCTTCTTTCCTAAGTTCCTCAATTAACTTATCTCGACTTATTTTAAGGGTGTTAACCCTTATATAGTAATGTTCTACGGGCTCCCTAAGCCTTCTCATTATCTCCTCAGCTTCCTTACCGAATAATCTCCTATAATATTCCTGGAGTTCTGGAGGAAATGCCTCTAAGTAACTCATAGGAGATTAAACCTCCTAGCAAGTTCAATAAAATCAAAAAGGTCTTTTTTAAGTTTCTCCTTGTCAAAAGGAAAGTCTACTTCGAAGTTTATCATTTCTTCACTACTCTTAACGATGCTTTCCCAAACCTCCTTAGGATCCCTCGGATGTTCATAATTGTAGAAATCATCAAGAAAGTTTTCCATCCCATAAATGAACGATCTTTGGAATTTACTTATGAATTCCCGCACAAACTCCTCGGTAAGCTCATCCTTTGGAAATGCAAAGACAAAGTAGAAGCCCTGAGGCGTTGCACCAATCTCTCCAGCAGGTTTAACGGTAAATGCCGGATGAGGATATTTCATCTCCTCCCACTTGCCATCTATATAGAGATAGGCGTTAAACACCTCGCTAACGTCCTCAACCTCAAAACCCTCAAGCTCTTCCCTAAGCTCTTCCCTAAGTTCAAAAATTCCTTCCCACATCTTATTTAATAACTCATGGACTTCCCGAATCATCACCCCGGTTTTCAAGTTTACCCCTTAAAACTTTTTAATAGCCCCCATCAATCATAAGCCCGGTGAGTGGTATTGAGTTTAATAACTATCATCTTAGCCATCTTGGCATTCTGGGCTTTGATAATGGTACTGAGCGTAACTAAATTTAAAA
This is a stretch of genomic DNA from Pyrococcus kukulkanii. It encodes these proteins:
- a CDS encoding lysylphosphatidylglycerol synthase transmembrane domain-containing protein, with translation MNAKKYLTIIVGIGIIIVLLWWAGIRDTIGLMLQANLKYLALAVLMYCIAILSWSIRWGVFLRGANIRTSFIKVIEGVFVGIFLNNLTPGARTGGEAVKALYIAKSSNGTYPKVFATVMADRILDIIPVAMLMLIALIYSVVHGIKVIVWVLLLSLILLMLVVIITVVFSVKENYAMSLIMGIFRIFRRIFPSRLSNYEEKMESKIKGGIREFKSTLIGISKRKRDVVFSTLWSFVLWLSDVLRTYFIFLSLGNRVSLLQVLLVKMASMALAMISVIPGGIGISETIQSALFLAVGVEKTVAVSATVLDRIISFWAPTFIGGVLVLKRKDVLRLDKLSPK
- a CDS encoding protein translocase subunit SecF; this encodes MIKEKLKILVEMEPRKMIMYPLIVFGIALIIILANYITTGSIVKEGIELQGGSVITLQGVTADPDTIAEKIREETGISVNVEKFTSVTGGGGIRVYIPAGENVDKVKEALKQLFPNVEPQTTVIGPTFGRMVKEQGIKAITYAFIGMAIVVFLFFRVPVPSLTVVFSAFSDMVIAIALMDIFGIELSQATIAALLMLIGYSVDSNILLTTRLLKRKEFTVEEAYYSSLKTGFTMSTTTLGALASLWLFSTAQVIDDIASVLIFGLLADFMNTWILNAGVLRLYITKREGKK
- a CDS encoding ATP synthase subunit K (produces ATP from ADP in the presence of a proton gradient across the membrane; the K subunit is a nonenzymatic component which binds the dimeric form by interacting with the G and E subunits) gives rise to the protein MDPIVYVALGMALGAGIAGAASSFGVGIAGAAAAGAVAEDEKNFRNALILEGLPMTQSIYGLITLFLIGMTAGIIGGGGFKFAEPTTQNLIKSAILFGAGLLVGLTGLSAIPQGIIASAGVGAVSKNPKTFTQNLIFAAMAETMAIFGLVGAIILIMSL
- a CDS encoding potassium channel family protein encodes the protein MYIIIMGAGRIGTLVAKMLENAGHDVAIIEMNKERAKEISEHITGLVIEGDATDQKVLEEANVKKADAFAALTGRDDANILACILVKHINPNIMTILRITDPTKKQVFEEVKELKTYFDIVVSPEDIAANYIFRTLVTPGFNRVLLPREGAEIVQFQITEENEVAGKSVKDLGLPKDSLIIAIYDEKGNLVIPSGDTVLPNKGQVVIFAKSSALQDVKKIMEAKKKGG
- a CDS encoding bifunctional N(6)-L-threonylcarbamoyladenine synthase/serine/threonine protein kinase, with product MIALGIEGTAHTLGIGIVTENEVLANVFDTLTTEKGGIHPKEAAEHHARLLRPLLRKALNEAKITLEDVDVIAFSQGPGLGPALRVVATAARALAIKYNKPIVGVNHCIAHVEITKMFGVKDPVGLYVSGGNTQVLALEGGRYRVFGETLDIGIGNAIDVFARELGLGFPGGPKLEKLAQKGEKYIELPYAVKGMDLSFSGLLTEAIRKYKSGKYRAEDLAYSFQETAFAALVEVTERAIAHTEKDEVVLVGGVAANNRLREMLRIMAEDRGIKFFVPPYELCRDNGAMIAYTGLRMYRAGIKFKLEETIVKQKFRTDEVEITW
- a CDS encoding DUF835 domain-containing protein, with amino-acid sequence MVDFLPFAYRVSLFLIFLVLMVYSIRQYIESPPEFKSLFRNSSILFGVASLVRFIDVLYLYISIPYYHDIHVLGHVVVLVSISWIYISFTRRLTSFFYPKEPKIKGVHAYLVTSLIEVESLLRGSKVLAITRNPEIYRKYNAKVVWVTTTKEKHGVSPTALHVILDLAIRFAQENNGGVVVLDCVEFLTLYNGFKSTYKFLTNLKDHLLTKGAKLIIITNPQALDKKEWNLLRREFIQPENVLSL
- a CDS encoding V-type ATP synthase subunit I, translating into MFKPEEMVKLEVVTLTRFRDVLLTFLHERGTVHIEEIPIEDIQRETPNEYYRKATSYSITISRLVDTLRSYLPPKSGGIKEFIFPKEKKKRSYRYRGIEALIKDVESFLSQVEPKIREIESEATRISNEISNIKSSIKVLELLSALNIEVEYLRPGSFLNIEVGTLEREKVEKAIKEMVEATSGKVHVLRKDLGAISLLVVVTLKEDAGKIASILAKYGFEKVEIPEGKGLPRDLIPEYMNKLREKEDELERVRARGREIAEKYYEEVLFYKELMDNERDKANYLQYLVKTEMTFGLLGWVPKSKLDEIIEGIKKITQGKVYINVREPTEKEIENVPVKLRNPDFISQFEMLTEMYGVPKYNEIDPTPIMAFTYSFFFGFMLTDFMYGLLLGVISALLVKGHSKLRDGTWKFAKIMLWASAFTMILGIAFGSYFGNALDMIGIHVPRLMDSMKQAMDVLMVALAIGLAHLFTGYLLGFIVRWKNGDKKGAVFEQLPWLLIIIGITLYALSSKLEIPEIAFKGVFGLGLVLFAIGEVMSNGAMALLLIISDFFGFVGNWLSYARLMALALATSGIALVINIMVQMIWGVKIGPVPLGILIGIIVFIGGHIFSTAINALGAFVHALRLHYVEFFGTFYSGEGRRFEPFAAKREVSKLEIEIGGE
- a CDS encoding preprotein translocase subunit SecD; translated protein: MKWKKILLNGRVILLIFFLMISIISLATRGLTFGLDISGGISITVKLEKPVDPQTMEQVRIALDQRLNALGVKDITIEPWGNQFVIIKVARVSEEEADQLVKTIERQGVFYAEFEGVIFATGKDILNVGSVGYDPRQSAWVVPFRLSKEAAEKFAELARGKAGYPVDMFLDPPVNSTLVVSKEFYNALISPEFIMSGDMTLAERIEKAFNIKIIVYNNQTPEEIAEVTKNSERIILVDVDNNLTKELKALGLNVEIWTKEKGEEMDEFVRRVLRLYGPYKVGSGLATGQPQTEVMISIGGSQNDIRARNDAQIVAVVLRSGSLPVKLSIERIDYISPKLGENFKQQVLIAGIAALLVVGAIVYLHYRRFKIAIPVMFTSFSEVLIILGIASMIRWNLDLPSIAGIIAAIGTGVDQQIVITDELLGEVGGGKRRLIKRSGVLKRMGRAFFIILASATTTIVAMSFLFKFFVGGLRGFAFTTILGVLVGILITRPAYGEIAKVLIGERR
- a CDS encoding NOL1/NOP2/sun family putative RNA methylase, encoding MSYLEAFPPELQEYYRRLFGKEAEEIMRRLREPVEHYYIRVNTLKISRDKLIEELRKEGLRPKRSPYLPEGLYFVREGPNFPDDYNPKLPTVVVNKFAAESVYQGAMLYAPGVLKADKGIREGDEVQIRDSRGLLVGVGIARMDYKEMIEATRGLAVEVTLPKFKLPSLSELKAFEKGYFYPQSLPSMVTARVLEPQEEDVIIDMAAAPGGKTTHIAQLLQNRGEIIAIDKSKNRLKKMEENLKRLGVKNVKLIQMDARSLPDLGIKADKILLDAPCTALGVRPKLWEERTPRHIEATARYQRAFIWAAIKSLRRGGVLVYSTCTLSYEENEENVRFMIKKGMKLEEQSLFIGSPGIGLEKVQRFYPHKHLTQGFFIAKLRKVRD
- a CDS encoding V-type ATP synthase subunit H — its product is MEDILREIVKAERLAEERIEKAKIQAKEIVKNAKIDARKIEEEIINNAQKEATRIIEGKKKEGEDEAKKILSEGEKEIEELKAKAQERFEQAVSECLKLIRGM
- a CDS encoding DUF3201 domain-containing protein translates to MMIREVHELLNKMWEGIFELREELREELEGFEVEDVSEVFNAYLYIDGKWEEMKYPHPAFTVKPAGEIGATPQGFYFVFAFPKDELTEEFVREFISKFQRSFIYGMENFLDDFYNYEHPRDPKEVWESIVKSSEEMINFEVDFPFDKEKLKKDLFDFIELARRFNLL